The Polyodon spathula isolate WHYD16114869_AA chromosome 10, ASM1765450v1, whole genome shotgun sequence genome contains the following window.
gtagcataCTGTTGTCCATATCAGTTAAATTACACTATACTGCTTTGTCTAATGCAATGCGTGTTGTTTTGGATTTGAATAAATCgtgtacattaaatataaataaataaataaataaataaataaataaacggtcATTTTAGAAATTGAGAAAATATGTAAAAACGTCAAAATTGGAAACAGACTGTTTTTGTCAGCTAAGTTTTCACAACAAGTAGACCTAGTGTGACTTTTACGTACAATTCtaatgtcagctttttttttctttaaccgAATTGTGTCCAATTTGCCCACTCTTTCcatatgttataaaatgtatagCCCTATACATTTGCCATAAGCTGGCTTACTTTACTGGGTACTCTGATCTTGAGTCGGGAAAACCAGCTTGGATGTTACAGCACAGCACCCTGTActaaactgtatattaaaaaatgcaaaatactttAATGAGCCAGTGGTCTCAAGCATAATGGTGCCCCATGCAGCAAACATCTGTACTGCtttttctgagaaaaaaagataacattttggGATACCATTATACTTTAAGGGATGGCTTGCTCATGATAAATTAATTAActgaaaactatatatttttctttcatgaTAATTTAGGATTCACAGCCCTGACTGAAAAATTCAGTATAAGCAGCAAAAAAGGCTATGGAGCAGATCAGCTAACCAGGACACTTAACAAATACATTGGTGATATAGTACATTGTAGGTATCTTTCTAAATGCTACTGCTTAGTGGTTACTGTTCATTCAACTAATGAAGTAGGCCTAATTGTATAATTCTTACCTGCCATGCACATTCACTGCAGTAACACGTCTGCAGTAGCGAAGATGTATAACGTGTGAACATGGATATCTTCACAATGTTTCGGTATCTTTAACATATCTTTgccaagggaaagtgtgtttgaaaacaaacagtggaagcACTGATAGGCTTTTGATGACTTATTTGTATTCAAAtccattaatgtgtttgtgatgtcatttactacatagttaatgatgtatcTGTCTACTATTCCTAAACCTTCAGGCATTGTctatttatctgtttgttttcctttattttttctatactgtacattatctaattttttttcttctaaaactacattcAGTCTTtcatgttatgtttattttttgtaaagtgttgcaCTATTGGTTCATAtactttatttcttatgtttgacaggtgattctgttttcttttatataatgtaCCTGCCTATCTTTCACacaatcagtttttattttgaacagaaaATGCAATTTTGTTATTTGAACAAAGAAATCTATTAGAcagttcattctttttttcttaaatgtagaAGTTCAGTTAAAATaagttgaattattttttttagatattctAACATCAGGAGGAGACATCTTGAACTACGCAGGTAAGGACACACCAAAGTACTTCATCGATATTATGAGATAACTATCAATTCTAGCAGCTTGTGAGACATCACTTGTCAGACCCTTAAATTATTAGACCCTAAAATTAAAAGCAATTTTTATGATTATGGAAAATATGGTACAATTAGGAGGAATATCAGGGAACATTTTGCCCGATCCTAGACGGATTatacttatttaattttcagattttttttatgtgaatggttttctttggttttcattaCATGCATTACACATTATAATAAATGGTAtctgtttcttcttttgttttaggAGATGCTATTTTGGCCCTTTGGAGAGTGGAGAGGATCCAATTGAGCAATATGATCTCTTTAGCTGTGAAATGTAGTCTCAATATTCAGAATAATTGCGACAACAGAGAAACTGAAGTGGGAGTCAAACTTAGGGTGAAAATAGGTTGGTTAATGAAAGCTACATCTGGTGTATTTTTAGTTGTGTTAGAGCATGTTGCCACCTGCTGACAAAGCTGGTAAAAATAAAAGGCAGCTTAATAACAAAGATATATTTACCAGATCAATAAAACctaatattacaataaaaaaaactggatATTTTATATCTCACAAACCATTTCAGATACAGTACAGACATAGTTGTATGGTTGAAACCCAGAAGCTAAATTTACCATTCTATTGACCTTCGACCTTGTGTGCCTTCCATAGGTTATTATGGTAAATGTTGTCCAAATGACTTGTAAATGTTTTGAGGTATGGTTTTTCTCTCTGAGATATAAATGCTATATTTTGATATTACGTTTGCCCTAAATCTGACTAAATATTATATGGACATTTGTTGCAAGAAGTTCTACAGAAtatcacacaaaataaaaataaatctgatataCTGTAGAGTGCTCTGTGGTGCAGTGGGTTGAACTGTGCCATGAGGGATGTACTTTGTGTGCCATGGGGGACCTTGATAGTATTTATATCATTCTTTGTTTAGGCATATCTGCAGGGAAAATTTTCAAAGTGGTAATGGGAGATAAAGATTCAAAGTATTTTGTTGTAATTGGCCATGCTGTGGACGAAGTTCGTCTTGCTGAAGGTTTGGCTGTTGCTCATTCAATTATACTCTCACCTAATGCTTGGGAAATGTGCGACAGAGATACTATAGCAACTGACCCCATAGAAAATGAAAGAGCTGTTAAGGTAAGAAGTTGTTTCTCTATGTTTTCAAGTAACCCTTTTAGCCAGAGTGAGTATATGGGAATATGGCTTAAGAAAACTAGGCAATTACTTTGAAAACTTTAACTAGGCATACAgctcaataaaatacaaatgtgatataaaaattgacttttaaagaaagttttttttgtgttgctccTTTTTGTAGATAACTTACCCTTACACGGTTTAACCTTTTATTCCAAAATAAGGTcggttgtgtgtatatatatatatatatatatatatatatatatatatatatataatatatatatatatatataggatatatatataggtaatttATGACTTACTCAATGTATCTTCAGTATTTCAAATTGAATATTGGCCCAGTTTGTCTTCATTATAGTGTGAGCAATATTGCTCTTACCATTTTTGAAAATTCTTTTAAACAGGTAAGATACTTGAAGAGAGAATCGTTATTTTCAGTTGAGACATATTTGGAGTCACTTGGAACGCCTCTACAGCACGAACCTAGTAAAAATGGTAATTTTAGAaatccattaaaacaaaatagatataTTCTGTACCCCATTTTTTGCCCTTTTTTAATCccattattatgtttttagtttctgtGAGGAAGACTTCAGGATTACTGCCAGATTCTGAACTTGAGAAAAATCTACGAGAATTTGTTATGCAAACTGTTTTGCAAAAGGTATGACAACTAAAATAAACCAATTTTGTCTTAATTCTGCTGTAGAACATTGTTATTGAAACCTTTTTACTGTTAGAgaaaatgtggtatttcttatatCCAGTAGGAGCAAAGTGTTGCAGGGGAACAGATTAAAGGTTATACACCGATTACTGAGTGTGAGTTTACACGTGATTCTGAATTCTGTTGAGTCCAGAGTGGTGCtttataaacttaaaaaataaagtctcCAGACTGGATTAAATTATACAGAAACATGACAAGAACACCACATTAGTCAAGATAACTCTTATTTGCCATGCCCATACCAATTTGCCTTTAAGCTAtattgcttatttttgtatttcataaatattttaaacattgataTTCTAATTAAAGGTATGGCTGATAGCaactaaaatgttttgtgtttttttttaatgatttctagTAAAGTTATCCTGAAAAAAAACTTCACTTGTCTTTTGTGCTTCCTAACTTTAATCCACATGAcggcataaaaaaacaaaacacctttttttatgttgatctTTGTAAAgaactataactatatataaatatatctttaaagAAAACAGTATGTGATGTAGCAGACCAAGCTGATGAGTGTTTTGCTTGTCCTGTAAGATTGATGATGACCAGCCTCTGGAGTACTTGTCAGAAATGAGACCAGTGACTATTGTATTTGTTAACCTCCAATTCAAGACGGGTACAACTGAAACAGAGCTTTGCTTGATAATGCAGAATGCTGCCCTTGGAATAGGCCAGTTGATAAGGAAACATCAAGGACGAATCAATAAAGTATTCATGTTTGACAAAGTAGGTAGTATGCAAGGACATTAGGTGGCAGTAGCAATGTGTCTAATTACTGtcatattgtaataaaaatagcTCTGTTTAAACTtaaactatccttaatttaagattttttaaaaaatgtatcttaacAGTGCTGTGGCTGTTATGTCACTATATAACTTAGAGACAGGTTATTGTTCTCATGCTATTTTTGAGCAGGCATAAAGCATGGTCAAAAGGGATATTATTTTACATTGATCTAATCAAATATATTTCTTCTCAGTAATGCCCCAACATGTGTTTTCTAAGGTACTGGTTTTAATTTTATCTTCAACTAGGTATACACTAAATATAGTATGGTACGGTACTGGTATAGTATCTtgcatgttttgtgttgttttttagggTTGCACATTCCTGTGTGTTTTTGGCCTCCCTGGGGACAAACGAGAGGACGAATGTGCATATGCCTTGCTGTGTGCATTTAATATCCATGCATATTGCTCTAAGGAACTtaaagtaaggtaaaaaaaaagctAGATCTCTACTTGATCCTGAGTATGACAAAGACATCTACAGTCAGAAGTAaaagtatgaaaataaaaataggaaacataagctgtaaaatgttagttttacctcagaatgtaAAATGATGATGCACTTGGTTATCctgcatacatatttaaaaccaataaaaaatacatacacatgcacactgGCAGATGTAGGTAATATTAAAAACTTGTTCCACGTGGCTTGGGGTTTTACAGTACCACTTCTGTTGGTGTTACAAGTGGCCCTGTGTTCTGTGGAGTTGTTGGACATCCTGTGCGTCATGAGTATACAGGTACTGTATTTTAGTTCTTAGCTTTTCTACTTCCTTTATTTAATGGCTTAAAGAGTTCATATAAGCACATTTGCTTGGAGCAAGGCCCCCTTCATAAAACCCTGTATTACAATTTTGTAATGTCACATACCCAAGAAACCTATTCATTATGTTAATTCCCACTAAAATGTGATAAACAGAGGGATCCAAACCCAATGACATTTAATAAGATTTCAAAACTCCTTTTCTCCACTCAGTTATTGGCCGAAAGGTAAACATGGCAGCCCGCTTAATGATGTACTATCCTGGAGTGGTTTCTTGTGACAAAGAGACATGTGTCCATTCAAAGCTGCCGTCGTTCTACTTTAATGAATTACCAAAAAGACAGATGAAAGGTGTGCAGAATCCAGGAACAATTTATCAGTACCTAGCCAGGAAACAGAAGTAAGTCACACATTATGGACTCAaaccaataaaatacaataaaattgaatGCCTGCATTCAGGGTCACATTATACACATTGTGTGTAATGTCAGCTATATTATATAGtgtataaaacaattttaaaggaCAGTTAATAAAGATAGAGATCTGAGTACATATATTTTGTGATCCTTTAAATTATTATGTAATATGATCAATTTTAATGTCACAGTAGTTTCATAACAGTGTGACTGCAACTTATCTATGTTTCTTTTCAGAACAGTTGGAAAAGCACGGATGTCAATGGAAAGAGTTGAAGGTTTTCACCTTTTAGGTATGTTGGAATGTACCTATTAATATATCAGGTtctcaagtatttatttaaacctgCTTACAATctattttacaacaaaacaacCTAGATTATGAGTCCCTAGTCTAACTTCCAAAACTTTAACTGTCCGAAGAAAACTGCAGTTTCCCTTCTAGCATGCTTACAAACCATGCAGAAAACTAGAGATAGGCTTGGGTGGCAAATTTGAAATGAGAACACAACCAACTTAGTTGATGTAAAGCAATTTTAACCAAATTGATCAAATCAGAACTGTTTTGAGATGGTTggtttaactatatatatatggagaatTGATGTAAAATGTctccaaaaaaacaatacacttaAGTAAGCAAAAGATTCATACAATTTAAGAACACATTTCCACAGTAAATCTAGCAGGTATGAATTTGTAATTTGAAAGAGCCCCCAGTTTTTGTTTGGCATGTTTGTTTTCAGGACGAGACAAAGAAATTGATGTTTTTAACAGTGCATTGAAGCAGTTTTTGGAATGCAGAAGCTCAGGTTCAAGAAACTATAGAAATGTTATTATGTACGAGGGAGATGTTGGTTTTGGAAAAAGCAGTATGTTGGCTGAAATTGTCTACCGAGCAGCAAAAGAAGGAGTgaggtttgtttctgttttttgtcagtaGCAGTAAAAGAGTTGGGTTTGAAAATCTTCAGTCCAGGTGTTTTCTGACACTTGTCTATTTATTATCTATTGCAATAAATAGACTAGTGGAGGTGCAAGTAAAGTACATCTgtctgtattacattttttaaatcatgatacTGCTTGctgtagttttgtatttacagctgtgcaTTGGTATAGTAAAATCATGGTTAAAGGCTGATAGCAAGTACATTTCTTAAAGGGAATATAGGGTTCCTTTTAAAAGCAAGACTCCCTGAACGGACCCATTATCCATTACATAGGCCTGGCTCTGCACATACCTGTCAGATAGATACACAATCAGGAACTGTTATTTTTAGCCATGTACCTTATGCGTCACATATGATATAAAGCTTTGGCATAAGAGCTCTGTCCAAAGATATGATGGAACACACCCCATGTTTAATGGATAATAGGTTTCTTCTAAGaaactttgttttcaaaagcaactCTTCATTTTATGTTGACCTGTGCATGTTTTAATAGAGCATTATTACAGAAAACTGTAAACTTGTATAGGTTTGTATAGAGCTAAATAAATTGACCAGGCGCTCTTCTTCTTATGAGAAGTATTTAGTAAATTGTTcacataacatgtatttattggtATTTTCTACAGGGTTATTGCATTTGAGATCGCAAAGTCAGACATTAAGCAGCAATTCTATACAGTACAAACCCTACTGGCAATTTTACTGTCTGTGCAGAACTGTAAGAGTTATGCTGAACGTGAGAGGTTATTGCTTAGCAAGATTACAGaccaaaaacagcaagagaatcTGTGCCTCTTAAATGATCTTCTTCTTGTTAAggtaatagttatttaaaaaaataagttttttttttttttaatttcctaaagATCATAAGGAGGCATTTATTGGTAGTACAATAATTCATTAACATATATGTTAACACAACATCACAATCAAAGTACACcgatggccaaaggttttgcatcaccctatataattaattattgctgcttcataaagttgaatgaaacctgatgaataatgttgcGCTAACATACTGATTTACATAccactgtagttttccatatacttaatgaataaattgaaaaatgtgacactttgaaatctaacctgaaatactgtactactattatggcttgtggtagacttttgtgatatcattttgtagttgtacagtattttccatgagttgtgatataattttgtagttgtACAGTGTTTTCCATGAGACACATTTAAAGGGGCCTGTAATACCatattataattttacattttgtttataacttttCTTAAAAGGTTCAAAGATATTGTCATTTATAGTCATGTTTATTTCCCATAGTTTCCAGTTTCCAAAAAAGTGTCTCTTTTggacaataaaactaaaatacaggAAATGAAGACTTTCTTTATTGACTTATGCAAGAATGTAAGTTTTCATCATTTTACCATTTACAttccttttttaatatttcatttcttcccTGTTTGTTATGCTGTtatttgtgttctgtatttttctgtgttattctttctgcctagatcattatttgccaggcttactaactaatgttatttttcatccaTTGAAATCTAAATATCTGAAGTGAGGAGGTAAAAAATGACTTGTAGGATTGTAGCTTTAAATTCTATCGCTCTGAAACTGATTTTATATAGAGATTTTATATTGACATATTCACACCTTTCAGTCTCAGTGTTTAacaaatatgtgaaatatatgcCTTTCCATGTGGATTAGTGTTTTGGATTTCATGGTATAATAttctttataacattttttttttccagtaagtAAGATATGCATGTCTACCAGCACACTAACTGGACTATATATATAAGTGTAAAATATCTGATTTGGGTGTTGAAAGTCACAACTGATTCATGTATTAccatacaaattatttttttgttctttacctACAGGCACTTGAAGTTGAGGCATGCTTATTTGTTTTTGATCAAGCACACTACATTGACTTTTCGTCATGGGAGCTTATTATAGAATTGTGTGAGAAAACATCAGTTTTTATGATTATGGCACTCTGCCCCTTTAACCTTCAGAATCCACCCTTTCCAGCTGCTGCCAAAGTGATGAAAAATCCCAATACATTGTATGTGAAGCTGTCAGGACTGGAGCCATCTGTAATAGCACAGTTAGCTTGCCAAATATTGGGAGTTGTTAGAATTCCTAGGGAGATGGAACTGTAAGTATATGATTCTTGATTTGCACCCATAACTAACACTAACTAATGACAGACCtggttactgtactgtatatggattTGTTTATACATAatacattgtgatttttttttttttttagattgttggTGGAACGAAGTCATGGTGTGCCCTATTATTGTGAAGAGTTATTAAAGAGCCTTTATTTAAGCAAGATGATAGTGTTGGAACAACTAgatgaagaagatgaagaagattTTGATATTCTGTTTCCTGAACCAAAAATAGTCATTGAAAACCCCAAAGCAAGTCAAAGCTGCAAACCGGAAGATGGGAAGCAATGTAATCAGTTTTACTtgcttacattttatataaatacttaCATACTCAAGGGTAACATTTATCATTTGAGCATTAACATTTTGTTCCTTGAAATGTGTTCTTAGGCAGTTCTAAAACAGAGCCACTAAGGACTCGTATGATCAAATCACTGGATATGTCTTCATTAGAGGATCAGAAATATGTGTGCTTCATTGGAGAAGCAGTGACATTGCATGAAATCCAAATTCCACTCACACTAAAaggcatgtattattattttgtaattttacaaaatatattttactagcattttccattttaaacacTGGTGCTGTTACTATATTGAAAGTTATTTAGCATCAGGCGAACTGATTTAAATTTTTGGTGAAGTAAAAGAGTGTaccatgttttataaaacaaattggtAAAGTAGATGTAACTTTGTTtgcatgtggtttttttttttttgttttgttttttttttacaggtatgGCTTTGGCCCAGCTTGATCATATGCAACCTGCAGAGCAAATGATAGTAAAGTTTGCTTCCATAATTGGGTACACTTTTACCACCCAGATGCTGCAATATATCCTGATAGAGGGAACGGACCAAAAGTTAAATCAGTCACTGGATTCGCTCTTCGAATCTCATACTTTTGAATGTGCCTCCAGACGTAAAGAAACTTGGCATCCCTTTACAATGgagaaaaaacatgaaaacacccTGCAGTGCTTCTGTGCAACAGCTCAACAGAGCATAAACCCAGATAATATtggtaaaaattaaatatattaataagagTCTAAAATATAGTGTCACAGCAGTTGGGAAttaacatttgtttaatatttttgccAAAAATGTCATCTCTCCATTGCACCTTACAGGCACATATTTCTTACCATTTAGGTCAAAATTAGTAAAAGATCATTTTTTACAAGTATACTTAACAAACAGATAAGTGTGGAAAGACAAAGCTGTTCattcattgattaaaaaaatggaagagcattattctttttttcatctAGAGTCAGAAGTAACTGACAAGGCAACAAGTAAAAATCAAACAGCCTGGAAGTGCAAGATTATGAGATTCTGCTCATCCCTTGTAATGGAAACTGCCTATGAGTTGTGGCTTAAGGATCAAAGGAAGGCTATTCATTTGAAGTGTGTCACATATCTTCTGAACCAGGCTTGTCGGTGCCGCACGTGTGGTGGGGATGAATTTATTTTAGGACATAGTGCTGCTATTGGTATGAAAGTCCTAGAGAATAACTCTGATACTGTAAACAACCAACTGGAAAGTGTTGCAGATATATTCGGTAAGCAATATTTACtcctaacaaaaataattaaggGCAGCCATCTTAAATTTTCCGGTACAATAAATCCATTACTGTTGATTAGAGTGCCCGTTTAGTTTATTCTGaggttttgttttgaattcaatTGACCATTTTGGTGACTTCACTTTCACCTGTTGAGTCAAACTAAATAATCGATATTTGTGTCACAAATTTAGTATTTAACTGTAAAACattgtacatttcaaaataaatactatgataatataatatatttgggCTATTTTTTATAGTATTAAAAATCATGTGAAAAAAGTGTGTTTCATATACGTTCAGAT
Protein-coding sequences here:
- the LOC121321955 gene encoding adenylate cyclase type 10-like — translated: MGKLKSTVPGPYKISSIAAHVPDLVVYADLSREIPYVENFHGVLLFVDISGFTALTEKFSISSKKGYGADQLTRTLNKYIGDIVHYILTSGGDILNYAGDAILALWRVERIQLSNMISLAVKCSLNIQNNCDNRETEVGVKLRVKIGISAGKIFKVVMGDKDSKYFVVIGHAVDEVRLAEGLAVAHSIILSPNAWEMCDRDTIATDPIENERAVKVRYLKRESLFSVETYLESLGTPLQHEPSKNVSVRKTSGLLPDSELEKNLREFVMQTVLQKIDDDQPLEYLSEMRPVTIVFVNLQFKTGTTETELCLIMQNAALGIGQLIRKHQGRINKVFMFDKGCTFLCVFGLPGDKREDECAYALLCAFNIHAYCSKELKVSTTSVGVTSGPVFCGVVGHPVRHEYTVIGRKVNMAARLMMYYPGVVSCDKETCVHSKLPSFYFNELPKRQMKGVQNPGTIYQYLARKQKTVGKARMSMERVEGFHLLGRDKEIDVFNSALKQFLECRSSGSRNYRNVIMYEGDVGFGKSSMLAEIVYRAAKEGVRVIAFEIAKSDIKQQFYTVQTLLAILLSVQNCKSYAERERLLLSKITDQKQQENLCLLNDLLLVKFPVSKKVSLLDNKTKIQEMKTFFIDLCKNALEVEACLFVFDQAHYIDFSSWELIIELCEKTSVFMIMALCPFNLQNPPFPAAAKVMKNPNTLYVKLSGLEPSVIAQLACQILGVVRIPREMELLLVERSHGVPYYCEELLKSLYLSKMIVLEQLDEEDEEDFDILFPEPKIVIENPKASQSCKPEDGKQCSSKTEPLRTRMIKSLDMSSLEDQKYVCFIGEAVTLHEIQIPLTLKGMALAQLDHMQPAEQMIVKFASIIGYTFTTQMLQYILIEGTDQKLNQSLDSLFESHTFECASRRKETWHPFTMEKKHENTLQCFCATAQQSINPDNIESEVTDKATSKNQTAWKCKIMRFCSSLVMETAYELWLKDQRKAIHLKCVTYLLNQACRCRTCGGDEFILGHSAAIGMKVLENNSDTVNNQLESVADIFGSSSSSYGKSRTGLNKVAPIDSSRFEGSFLVKLNDILVGSEEVAQTCRKCKCADIVECVLCPMVRHCMGVGDVPKTFYFLLETAAAATILSNNLKALSYLNEATIILDLLRAGKPPFETAESKGKVKIRCFEKACAYRLKGEVLFNTGQIKESQDMFRMALKLLKRRLPMNVIEVLVKYMVEKAKSVLLHFLCPFYYREKRLAFLHQQICCLSYMWQIYCMNRSPGYKRTSSLVILMELNTAKLCLDQNKILSAHIDSFHYCQIMGLVDECKRYEEFLIKTCAELPHTAERLMMVGNFAHTLSTVRLCSGKLDESIQYGYLAHKFAELLNKPSFDVIAISLMHIPLLLTHRYADCVELLCILEYLVNTLQNSIGKGWFYAACFDILLEGGFALKQFDECLSFVEEAQSDPIIMAEKSLMLNLYASLALWFARLNEWDQSRYFFVKALRIVDQAPSSVYSINGHVKFLECFVLVFRKALVDKNNHTVEIYNRTQKHFSDFKSRYATFVQYDPRFLHLKAYMYLISGQLKLVKSFLQKALKISQNHGNKLEECWIRLSEDSWFGTTEPPADQWLETVLNLPSWETAAQMDVNLLSKSKYLLPGLRDSYNAC